The DNA window tgtcttgcttgaggtGCTTTCGTGTCAGTTTCTTGATGGCCTCAATGCTcttatctttcaattcaactttaGCAATATGAGTCAACACATTTACCTAAAAAGTCAAATTATAAAAGAAACATCATTTCATTTTTCTCATATTAGAGTATGCATTCGGAGACACAAAGCAAAAAATATAAAGCACTGACAATGAATTGCTCAGGAGAAAGACAATGCATTTGATGAGTATACATTGATTACAACTTTCTAAACCAAAGGAATAGATTGTGTTTTAAGTCCTACAAAACCTTACATAATCAACTATTcataaaaaagaatttttttccaaaatatcaCTTACCGAAACACAAAGGTAAATAGCACATTTAAGTAAACACAAAGGCAATGGCTTACAGAGACTTTGTAAGCGTCCTACAAACTATGAACATTTCAAGTTGATCATCAAATTAAAAACAACAGACTAAGAATTAAAGCTTACTGCATCAGACATATCACAATGGAGCTTAGTCACAGAATCACCCCGCCCAAGTTCTTGAGCAAATCCATAAGCAATGTATGTTTTTGGGCCCATGTCTGGCTTTAGAACACCTTTAGGCAACTTCACAGCAAGGTTAAGAGCACCTTTGAAAGGATCTGTATACTCTTTATACGGCAAAGAATATATGAACTCGGCACAATGACGAGGCAAACTTTCCTCAAATAAATTAGAAGGAGGCCAATCTTTCAGTTTCAAAACCTGAGGCCATTTAAGCCAATCCACACGACCCTCTGTGTACCCAGTAAAGAATTGGTGCACATTAATATCTCCCTGCatttaatcaaaaaatcatttaaaaaattacaGAAATTACTCGCAACAGATAGACATCTCATCTAAAGGATGAGAAAATTAGTATAACTATACGGATAGAATTTACTCTAGTCTGCCAAACTATAGATAGGAAAGAAAATGAATACAATTGGAGAACAACATTTTCAGCAACTGAACAATAAAAAACAGTAAATCTTGATAAGCTCTAGAGACtaagaaaaaggaaaaacaacaaatgaaaaacCGGGATGCAAGGGCAACGAGAAAATATCTTGGTAGATCAACCAAAAACAGGGACGCTAGTTTGCAAGAAATTGAGACGCCGCTAAAAGATAACATAACAAGAAATTGAGTGAGATCTATGACTAAAGGCAATATAAATTGAGCATGCAATATCCAAATTTAATGATAATGTTAGGAGAACCACATATGCCAAGCACCAAGGACTGAAACATCATGACTAACACATTCCTATTAAACTCAGAAAAGTGATTTCTAACTTACAggtatgaatatatgaattgagTATGTACTGTAACTTGGTACtctccaaaaaaaaatttaaggcaTTCATTGCAAGTATGCTATATGAATTGGATAGCGGAGAAATTAAACATACGAAAGTTCTCTAAATACAGAAAAGACGGAAATACCAAGTTTGAAAATAGtatgaaaatcaaatattaaaaaaattgttaacaATATTATTCTCTAAATGTCACTTTTAAGAATAGTAGTTCCAGTACAAAAATACATTGATGTAAAAAAAACTAAGATTCATAATAATGATAGTAAAATTTGGGTTTCGGCAACTATACATAAAAACTCAAGAATTAGAAATCGGACAAACCTCACACCAATCCAAGCAATCAATTGCCTTCACATCCAAAAGTGTTTTATGCTTAGTGTTGCTTATCTGACGGAATGCACGCCACATGACAAGTGGTTCCCAGCTTAAACCAGATGTACATTCAAGTACATTGCTGACAATTACAGGCTCCCCTTTGCTCCAGTGTGATTGAAAATGTCTTAAATCCTCCTGACGTAGATCTACAGCCCTAGGACAATATAAAAAGTTGTCGCTAGAATCTTCACGAAAAGCTGCCTTCCTTGTGTTATTGTGTATATCATCTGAATTCCTAACAGGCTTCAAACAAGAACACCTATCATCAAGATTCTCCTCTGCATCTTGAAGTTCCATTGCTTCCTCTACAAGTTCTTTTGCTTTGGATACTAACTCAGATATGCAATTTGGCTGAAGTATGCTTCTCAGTTCAAGGAAACCATGGTCACAATCATTATTGGTCTTTGGACAGGGAATGCTACCATCAGTATCTGCACGCCACCCAGATTTAGACCATTCACAAATCTCAAGCTGGACTGCAGAACGAGGGTTTTCTTTTCTATCTTGTTTCTTTTCATCTCCGCCATGTAGATATTCACGCCCTCGGAAGATAAACTCAAACTCAATTGGATCATCGCCACCTAGAAGCTTGCCACCACGAAGCTCACAGCAACAGAGGAGACAGATGTCAAATGAGCATTTTGTACAGCTTCGGTGGTAGTCAAATATTGATGTTTTGCAGTTATCACTATAAAAAAGTGTCAAATTAACAACTGTATTGGAGTTAGAATaactaaaataacaaaaatatggcAAATAAGACTCTACCAGTACACGCGCTCATTTTTAGAGTACTCTGCTACTTTTATTTTTAGCTCCGATAGTGGAAGCCCTGTAACATTCATCACAAAAGACAAttaaaaaatggaaaataaatgAAACTAagaaaaacaacacataatcaaaaaAGCACGTGCGTTGAAAATAGTGCAGAGCAGGATATCAATTATATAAGTAAtctaaaagaaagaagaaaaaaaggaatatataattaaattctaaaataaagaGTCAAAACCATGAAATATGAGCAAAGCAACTTAATTTAATAAGAATATGGAAAAATAAACATGAAGAAATGGATTGTAAGATGGGATACTCTTGGAGGAAGAAATGAAATACCTTGTCTTTTTGCTTCTATCTCCTTCTCGGTCATTTGTTCCTCATCCAATCGTATTAAATACGGAAGAAGTTCTTTTAGCATATACTTGGAGGGCCCAACCTCAGGATCTTCGTTGGtttctgtcttttctttaatTGCCTGTAGTGAGCCAGATGATCAAATTTCAGGTGTGGAATACAGAAAAATCACTGGAATAGTTAATCTAAAAGGTGGAGATCTTACATTGATAAGAACACGTGATCGCAGGCATGATTTGCAATTGCAATTACCACAGCACACCGGACATTTCTCAGCAATTTCATCCTCTTTCCAGTTAGGATACCTTAACAAGAGATAACAGAAAAACATATACTGGTTAGAAATTCATCATCCACAGTCCAAACCAATAATACTTTTTCAACATAATAATAGCAAATTAGCAATACTTAACATTACATCCAAATACAACAGAGAGGAATCAAGTTAAAAAAGCAAAACAGAAGTAAATGAAGTTGTACCAATTAGTTATACAGTGTAtgcaaaatcttttccttttgcAGCTAGTGCATCTGACTACCCTGCCCTTATCATTTCTCTGACATTGATGGCACATTAAAGACTCCTTTTCAATCCGCTGTTAATCGAGAAACAGTAATAGTACACAAGGTTATACACTGTGTAACACCAAACTCGAACATATATTCGTATATCTacaaattgaaatatatatgaGTACAGAGATCATGTGATGGCACCTTAGGGTTTTTCTTGTTGATTTTTGGCACCACATGTTCAACTAATGTAGGTTTCGTGTTTCTAGTCTTACGCAAAGAATAACCTTTATTATCAATATACACGGGCGTTTCAGTTTCAATTTCAGGACAGTCCTGTATCTCATCCTTCAGCACAACACTCTTAGACTTCTTTTCAGAGACCAGTTCATTATCTTCGATCTTAATTTTTCGACCAGGTGTTTTCTTCTCTTCCTTGTCAAAACCACCGTTTTCCCCCTCTTCTGCAGCTTCACCATTTTCTACAGAAATAGAAACTGTCCTTCTTTTTCTACCAGGTTTCTCCGTTTCTTTCTTTACATTTTCGCTATCAACTACAGCTTTATATTCTTCTCCAGAACTATAAACTTTCTTACTTTTTCTACCaagtttcttattttttttcttcacattttcatcATCTAGTTCAGGTTTGCATTCGTCTTCAGAACTATAACCATTCTTCTTTCTTCTACCACCAggttttttcttctctttcttcacaCTTTCCCCACCTACTGCACCTTTATAATCTTCTTCAGAACTAAAATCATTCTTCCTTTTTCTACCaggtttcttcttctcttccttcaCATCTTCCCCTTCTTGTACAGCATTATTCGCATCAAAAACATCTATTATCGCCTTCTTCCTTTTACAATTCCCATTCTTCGTCACTTCCGCATCCAACACTGACACAAAATCCTCCGCAAACGATTTAATCTTCCTAGGACGTTCACTCTTCCTCACAGTCCCCTCAACAGAAGACGAACCTACAACCGCCACCGCCACATCATCACCTTCAACAGCTTCACCTTCCTTCTCCGTCTTCCTCTTTACGCcgcgtttcttcttcttctctggcGGAACAGAGTCAGAGCCACCACCTGCCACGTCATCAGCTTTAACCGTTTCTTCTCCGTTTGGTTCATTCTTCAACGCTTCGATTTCTACATTACTCTTTCCTCCAGGTTTATTCCTCCTTCTGTGATACTTCTTTATCGGCTCTACGACGGTAGGTGAATCTCCAGCTGCCACGTCATCACCTTCAACCGAACCTAAACCGTCCTTCAACGACGCCGTTTCGGCAACAATATCCATACCTTCTTCTGCTTCCTTCAACGACGCCGTTTCTGATACAGCATTCGCATCCTTTGCCACGTCATTGACTTTGAACGACACCGTTTCGGGTGTTTCAGTTATTTCTGGATGATCGGGGATGGAATCTTCTGTGAGTGCGGTTGTGGTGTTGTTGTGTTCCTCCGCCATTAAAAGTTAGAGAAAATTTGGTTAGTATTTTAGTGGGAATATGAAAAGGGGATGAACCCTAGTTATGGAATGTAACTATTGGGTTTCTTTGAGGTTTGAGACATGCGATTGGACTATAGACAGGTTTGGAGTGTTTTGggggaaataaataaaataatttgggGGAAAAAGAGAGGGAGGGTTTTCAAATCCACCGCCAAGATTGTGTTTTAGGAATGAATGCTCTACCTAAtctattttttactattttagcGGCTTCTCAAACAACAAGTACACTTTCACAAGTCACAAGTCTTTTCTTATGGAAATTTTTCCTTTCATAACCTACTTTTTCTCAAGAACAAAAATAATGAAATACCTCACTTTTCTCATaatataaaaagagaaaaaaaaatatcaatatcacaatttaaaatatttttacactatcaattaaTTAGGGGTATATATCCCaccaaattatattttaatttaaaaaactgATATAATTGACATATTGTGACAATTATATTGGATAATGGTATAACACTAGTTTACTGATAATAcactatcttttttttttttttacacaaacaaACTCAATGCCTTTCATTAATCAAAAGTGAAGCAATACAAGGAGGAATCTCATTAATAACATGACGCCTAGACCAAAAATTGGCCGCCTTAGTTATCTtatgggcaaccgaattcgcttggcgtttGATGAACTTGACCTCAAAGTTCGGAAAAAAATGTAACAAATTCTTAATGGCTAAAATAACATGACTAAATTCAGATCTACCAACTTGATTTGTGAGAATGGCTTTCACCACCAACTGAGAGTCACTCTCAAAAACAACTTTATTCAACTGAAGGGAAATAGCCTTTTGAATAGCTTCTTTCAACGCCATTGCTTCCGCAACATTGGTTGGAATCAAACCGTAGTCCCAGGCCACACCTGCAATGATAAAGTGACCACCATTGTTCCTAACACACCACCCTCGATTCGAAGTACCCAACCTAGTATTATAGCCGGCATCAACATTGCACTTGAATGTACCTTCACTAGGCGGTGACCACACGGTAGGTAGTGGAGGTTCATGAACCCCCTCCTCATTCCTTCTTGCTCGGAACCAATCATGCCAATTGAAGTAGGCTTGCAACCCAATTTGTGTTGCCTCTTCCcccacatcattccaaacaaTATTATTCCTATTCTTCCATATTTCATCCAACAACACCGCAAACCTGCCGGCATCCCTTCTATCCTCTCTATGACAAATATCAAGAATAAGTGATTTAACATCATTAAAATTATGAATACGAGATTCAATCAAAGAtgacaaacctgctgcccgccaactCTGGACCATGGAATTACACCCGAAAAAAATATGTCAATCATCCTCTACCTCAACATTACACCTTGGACAATGGCCGGGGCATTGGAC is part of the Vicia villosa cultivar HV-30 ecotype Madison, WI linkage group LG2, Vvil1.0, whole genome shotgun sequence genome and encodes:
- the LOC131649187 gene encoding lysine-specific demethylase JMJ26-like translates to MAEEHNNTTTALTEDSIPDHPEITETPETVSFKVNDVAKDANAVSETASLKEAEEGMDIVAETASLKDGLGSVEGDDVAAGDSPTVVEPIKKYHRRRNKPGGKSNVEIEALKNEPNGEETVKADDVAGGGSDSVPPEKKKKRGVKRKTEKEGEAVEGDDVAVAVVGSSSVEGTVRKSERPRKIKSFAEDFVSVLDAEVTKNGNCKRKKAIIDVFDANNAVQEGEDVKEEKKKPGRKRKNDFSSEEDYKGAVGGESVKKEKKKPGGRRKKNGYSSEDECKPELDDENVKKKNKKLGRKSKKVYSSGEEYKAVVDSENVKKETEKPGRKRRTVSISVENGEAAEEGENGGFDKEEKKTPGRKIKIEDNELVSEKKSKSVVLKDEIQDCPEIETETPVYIDNKGYSLRKTRNTKPTLVEHVVPKINKKNPKRIEKESLMCHQCQRNDKGRVVRCTSCKRKRFCIHCITNWYPNWKEDEIAEKCPVCCGNCNCKSCLRSRVLINAIKEKTETNEDPEVGPSKYMLKELLPYLIRLDEEQMTEKEIEAKRQGLPLSELKIKVAEYSKNERVYCDNCKTSIFDYHRSCTKCSFDICLLCCCELRGGKLLGGDDPIEFEFIFRGREYLHGGDEKKQDRKENPRSAVQLEICEWSKSGWRADTDGSIPCPKTNNDCDHGFLELRSILQPNCISELVSKAKELVEEAMELQDAEENLDDRCSCLKPVRNSDDIHNNTRKAAFREDSSDNFLYCPRAVDLRQEDLRHFQSHWSKGEPVIVSNVLECTSGLSWEPLVMWRAFRQISNTKHKTLLDVKAIDCLDWCEGDINVHQFFTGYTEGRVDWLKWPQVLKLKDWPPSNLFEESLPRHCAEFIYSLPYKEYTDPFKGALNLAVKLPKGVLKPDMGPKTYIAYGFAQELGRGDSVTKLHCDMSDAVNVLTHIAKVELKDKSIEAIKKLTRKHLKQDKRELHLHGDNQDGQTNASMLDNSSSSINASDDEKVTDPVHHHSGADNDGLSSGSKLKKVDKVIVKKGNSLLAGDDSLDGALWDIFRREDVPKLEEYLKNHFREFRHAHCSPLKQVIHPIHDQTFYLTIAHKKRLKEEYGIEPWTFVQKLGDAVFIPAGCPHQVRNLKSCTKVALDFVSPENVGECFRLTEEFRKLPVNHKSTEDKLEVKKMIIYAMLDLVKTLEKARSGETGETKVPV